Proteins from a genomic interval of Alphaproteobacteria bacterium:
- a CDS encoding caspase family protein — protein sequence MWWVRQIAVILCLTPGIALAAEKDAFGRYHALVIGNNAYIDLPKLKSAAGDAKAVAKILTADYGFKSQLLIDASRTDIIDALAALRARLKVNDNLLIYFRRPRWPAPRKLVQPGC from the coding sequence ATGTGGTGGGTGCGGCAAATTGCCGTGATACTGTGCCTGACGCCAGGGATCGCACTGGCGGCCGAGAAGGATGCGTTCGGCCGCTACCATGCGCTGGTTATCGGCAATAACGCCTACATCGACCTGCCAAAGCTGAAATCGGCGGCCGGCGACGCCAAGGCGGTTGCCAAGATCTTGACGGCGGACTATGGCTTCAAGAGCCAGCTGCTTATCGATGCCTCGCGGACCGACATCATCGATGCCCTGGCCGCGCTGCGGGCTCGCTTGAAGGTCAACGACAACCTGCTGATATACTTTCGCCGGCCACGGTGGCCTGCCCCCCGAAA